In Methyloterricola oryzae, the genomic stretch CTGTCGGTGCATGCGTTTCATCAATCCTCGCTCTACTCACTTTTGCAATCCACGCTGGCCGCAAGGGGCGTCGCGCCTGACCGTATCACCTTTGAAATTACGGAAACCGCTGCCGTCTCCAGTCACCAGCAGACGCGGGAACTCATCGCAAAAATCAGGGCCCTGGGGTGTCACTTTGCCCTGGATGATTTCGGGGCTGGATTCAGTTCCTTCGACTACATCAAAAAGTTTCCCGTCGACTATTTGAAGATCGACGGCCAGTTCATCAGCAACCTGCTGCATGATGAAACGGATCAGGTACTGGTTAAGGCGATGATCGATATCGCCAGGAAGCTGGGCAAGCGGACTGTCGCCGAATACGTGGAAACGAACGAGGTCTTTCAACTGCTGCGCGAGTTCGGGGTCGACTACGTCCAGGGCTATCTGCTGGGCCGGCCCAGTGCCCAGTTGCTGGATCTTTCGGCGCTTCCTCTCCACCAACCGCCTTTTTCCACAGTCGAATGCCGCCCCGAACGGGCCTTCTGATTTTCCTTTCCAAAACCCAGCCAGGCTTTTTTCATGAGCATGTTACGACGTCGGGCTCCCCAGAGACGGGAAGGCTCGGCTTTATCCCGCGGTATGAGGCGGCTTACGGTGTTGCTCCTGCTCTTTATGGCCGTGCTCACGCTGTCCTATGTGGCGTATCAGGACTATACCGTCAGGCAGCATTTCGAGGGCAAGCGGTGGGCTTTGCCCGCCCACGTGTTTGCCAGTCCGGCCGAACTGTTCGCTGGGGCCAAGTTGGACGCAGGTCGCCTGGAAGCCCTGCTGCGGGAACTGAAATACCGTGCTGACCCGCAGTTGACGACACAAGGCGCTTTCGTGCGCTCTGGCAGCGAAATACGGCTCAGGACCCGGGAGTTTCATTTCTGGGATGCGAGTGAACCCAGCCGCCAACTGCGCGTCACGTTTGGCGGCGGGGAAGTGATCGCGGTGGAGGATATTGATAGCGGAGAGTCGCTGCCGATCTACCGGCTGGAGCCGGTCCAGATCGGGAGCTTCTATCCGGCCTTGAAGGAGGACCGGGTGCTGGTCAAGCTGGATCAAGTACCCAAACCCCTGATCGACGCCTTGCTATCGGTGGAAGACCGGGATTTCTACGAGCATTTTGGAGTCTCGCCCAAGGGGATCGCCCGGGCCATGTGGGCCAATGTGCGCGCCGGCGACATCGTGCAGGGGGGCAGCACCCTGACCCAGCAATTGGTCAAGAACTTCTACCTCAGCTCGGAACGTACCTGGTGGCGCAAGCTCAACGAGGTGCTCATGTCCCTTTTGCTGGAAGCGCGCTATTCCAAGCAGGAAATTCTCGAGGCCTATCTCAACGAAATCTATTTGGGGCAGGATGGCGCCCGCGCCATCCATGGCTTCGGGCTCGCCAGCCAGTTCTATTTCAGCCGTTCCGTGGAGGAGTTGGACCTGCATCATGTGGCGCTGCTGGTGGCGCTGGTGCGCGGGCCCTCGTTCTATGATCCGGTGCGCATGCCAACGAAGGCACGGGATCGGCGGGATCGTGTGCTCGATGCCATGGTAGAGCAGGGCTATCTCGCGCCGCAGCAAGCACAGGCCGCCAAGCTGCAGCCACTGGATGTGCAGAGCAATCCCCACCAGGCGATCAGCCGTTATCCCGCTTTCCTTGATCTGGTAAAGCGGCAATTGCAGCAGGAATATCGGAACGAGGATCTGACCACGACGGGGCTGAACATATTCACCACCCTCGATGTGGAGGTGCAACAGCAGCTTCAGGCCGCAGTCGACCGAACCCTGACGAGGCTGGACAAGCAACGAAAGTCCGGCAGCTTGGAAACCGCCGCAATTATCACGCGGCGCGCGACGGGCGAGATCGCTGCTCTGGTCGGGGGGCGTGATGCGGAATCGACAGGTTACAACCGGGCCCTGGATTCGGTCCGCCAGATCGGCTCATTGTACAAGCCGGTGGTATTCCTGACGGCACTCGCCGACCCGCGCCGCTATACCCTGGTTTCGCCCCTGCAGGATCGCGCCATTCGCGTGGCCGGAGGCGGAGCCGCGCCTTGGACGCCGAAGAATTACGATAACCGCGAACACGGCACGGTCCCGCTGTACTCGGCTCTGGCCCATTCCTACAACCTTGCGACGGTGCGCCTGGGTCTGGATGTAGGGGTGCCGCGTACGGTACAGACATTTCACAGCCTGGGGGTGGAGCGCGATCTGGCGGAATTTCCGGCAACCCTCCTGGGGGCGGGGGAACTGACTCCCATGGATGTCATGCAGATGTATCAGACGCTGGCCAACGACGGCTTCGTGACGCCCCTTCGGGCCATCCAGGCCGTGGTGGCGCAGGATGGCCACACCTTGCAGCGCTATACCCTGGACGTGAAGCAGAGCCTCGATCCGGCCGCTGTCTATCTGGTGAACCGGGCCTTGCAGGAAGTGACCCGGGAAGGCACTGCGCGGGCCGTATATTCCTATCTGTCCAGGGATTTTGACGTGGCTGGGAAAACCGGCACCACCAATGATATGCGCGATAGTTGGTTCGCGGGTTTCACCGGTGACTACGCGGGCGTGGTCTGGCTGGGGCGCGATGACAACAAGCCGGCCGGATTGACCGGGGCTCAGGGGGCGCTGCATATCTGGGCGGCCACCATGGGCAAGGTCAGTCGTGAACCCCTGCAATTGGATGCGCCGGACAATGTGGAAAGCGTCTGGATAGACCGCAGCAACGGCCTGCGCGCCAGTGAGGCCTGCGCAAGCGCCACGCCGCTTCCATTCATAACCGGGTCTGCGCCGGCGCTTTACTCCGCCTGCGGAGGCAGTGAGTCAGACGAGGGTGAAGGAGGCAGTTGGCTGGACAGGCTGTTCTGAAGGGGCCCGATGCGGTTCGGAAACCGTCTGGCTTAAAGAACCTGCCAAGGATTGTCGAGGGGCGCGCCGCGCCGCCAAGCCGGAGAACGACCGGAGCGCGGTGGGTTTCAGGACTTGTCGATCTTGGCCAGAAGGGCCGTGGCTTCCTTCTTCTGGGCCTCGTTGCCGCGCGACAGGACGTCGGCGATGATCTCCCGGGCCGTGGCGGAGTCGCCCATGTCGATGTAGGCCTTGGCCAGGTCCAGCTTGGTTTCCTGCTCGTCCATATCGGTGAGGCTGGCGAACAGCTCTTCGTCGCTGGCATCGAGGGTGGGCGCAGATGCGGGCGCCTCCGGGGGCTTCTCCACGGGGAAGTCCAGCCCCATGTCGAAATCCAGTGCCGCCACTTCGTCCGTGCCTTCGTCCTTGGCTCCCATCTCGACGAGGATGTCGTCCAGGGACTTGTCTTGATCTGCCGCTGGCTTGGATGCCTGGCCTGCGCCCGCTTTCGGGCCGGGTTCGAATGGGATCAGGTTGTCCAGGTCGAGGGCCATGTCCGGCTTGTCTCGCTTAACTTCTGATTTGGCGGATGGAACCTCGAAATCGAGGGCGCCCAGAGTGTCTTCCGTGTCCGAGTCCGTCTGAGGTGGGGCCAGGTCGAGGGCATCGTCGAAGTCGAAGCTCGCCAGATGCGCACCCGGGTCCGCATCGGACTTGCGATTGCCCTCCTCGAAGCGTTTCAGCTCGGCGATGAAATCGTCTTCGATTTCGGGGCCACCTTGCTCATCCAGAAGCTCGCCTCCCAGGTAGGCACTTTCCGCCGCATCCAGCTTGATGTCGCCGACGCCCGAGAACAGCGGATTTCCGGGGCACAACTCCCGCCCCATCTCCTTGACTTTGTCCCAGAAAACGCCATCGGCATCTTTTCCGTCCTCGAACAATTCGACGGCATACTTCTCGAAAGCGCCGCGATTCTCCGTCGCGTAATGGATTTCCAACAGCTTGAGCTTGCATTCGTCGCGTTCGGGATGCTGGGCGATGGCACTGGTGATCAAATCCTCCGCCTGCTTGTAGCGCCCGTAAGCCAGGTACACGTCGGCTTCGGAGATGGGATCCACCTCGTCGGCTTCGCCGCTCAGGGCGTCAAAATCGCTGGGCGTGAATTCGCTGAGGAAGGAACTCTTGGACGAAACCACGATATGTTCCGTGGGCATCGCGTCCAGTATGGGGGTGGGCGTCGGGGTCTCCGCGATGCGGTCGCGCAGGTTCGGAGCCAGGATGCTCTCCGCCTCATCCTGCAGGGCGGCGCGCCGCCGCATGGCGGACCAGGCGATGAAACCGAGCAGGAACAGCGAACCCAGGCCGACGGTGCCAAGCAGCAAGGGTTCATCCAGGAAGGCATCCAGCAGACTCGGCTCCTCCATCGGCGGGGGCGCCGGGCGGGGAGGCTTCACAGCCGGCTTGACCGCCGGTGGTGTCACCGGCGGCAGGGCCTGTTGCTTGGGCGCGGTGGCCGCCTCCGGGGCAGGCGTTATTACCGGTGCCGGAGTAGCCTGCGCGGTTACCGCCGGCTCCGCCGCAGTCGTCGGTGCGGGGGTGGTCACCGCAGGGGTTGCAGTGGGTTGTACCGCAGTCGCCGCCGCCGGCGTGGGCTGCACTTCCGGCGCTACAGCCTGGCCTTGCAGGTTGGCGATCTGCTGATCCTTCAGGGTGAGCAAGCGCTGCATGGCGGTGAGCTGTTGCTCAAGCTCGTTCAGGCGCGAACGAATTTCCTCGTTCTCCTGCTTGACGGTATCGGCCACTTCCAAGGCGATATCGCCCTTGGATTTGCCGCTCTCGTCGCGTCCCGTGCCCGCTTTGCCTTTCTCATCCTGGGGGCTGAGCAGTTTCAGCTGGCTTCCGGAAACCGTCTCGCCGGAGTCAGGTGCCGTCTCCGGTCGCTGCTCCGCAAGCCGCCCCTGTTTGGGCGCGCTGCCTGCCGCTTCCCTCGGCATCCGCGAGGGAAGACTCAGAATCGTATCCCGATCCGGGATCGCCAGCGTCTGGCCGGCTCTCAGTGCGTTGATGTTGTTCCTGATGAAAGCCTGCGGATTGGCCTGATAGAGGGCCGCCATGGCCTGATCCTGGGACACGCCCAACTCGCGCGCCACCAGCCTGGCGATACCCGACAGGGTCTCATTGGTCCTCACGGGACCGTAGCTGGCCCCACGGATGCGCGTCTTGTCCGGGGTTTCGACGCCGACACGGTTGCTCCGGGCGGCGCGCCGCGGCATGTAGTCTTCCTCGGGCGCGGGCCGGGTGCTTCGGACCTCGTCGCTGGTTTCCGGCAACTCCGTGCTTGGGACGGTTTCTTCCTTGAAGGTGGAAGGCGGGTCGAGCAGAACCGTGAATTCGCGCAACATCCTGCCTTGAGGCCAATTGACTTCCAGCAGGAAGTTCAGGAAGGGTTCACGGATCACGTCCTGCGAACTGACGCGGATGGCGTAGCTGCCATCGCGTCTCTGTACCGGCTTGAAGCGCAGTTTGGTCAGCGCGTAGCTGCGTTCGATGCCGGCTTTGCTGAAAGCTTCCGGGGAAGCGAGGCTCACCTTCACATCGTCCAGGGTTTCGGAGCCGGAAGTGACCAGGGGGATTTCCGCGTTCAGGGTCTGGTTCAGTGAGGAACGCAACCGGATGTCTCCGATGCCCAGGGCGCTGGCGCCGAGCGGGGCCAGGACACTCATCACTGCCAGCGTTACGGAAATCTTGCGCACGTCGCCTGCTCCTCGTAGGTCCTTCGTCCAAACCCATCCGCGGGTCTGGCAATCACATTCGTGTTTTGGAAGCCTTGATCTGTGCCGGATGTGACCGCGCTCTCGCGAAGCCGTCCTGACTCTGTTCAGAGCCTGCCCTAGATGGTGACCAAAGCCTCCCCTGCACGAGCAAAGACTAGCTTCAGATGTAGCTTTTTACCAGCAGTTCCGCGATTTGCACGCTGTTGAGGGCCGCGCCCTTGCGAACGTTGTCGGACACGACCCAGAGATTCAATCCGTTGGGATGGGAGATGTCTTCGCGGATGCGGCCCACGAACACCGGGTCTTCGCCTGCGGCTTCCGTCACCGCCGTCGGATAGCCGCCTGGCGCATGCTCGTCCAGCACCGTCACCCCGGGGGCGCGGGACAGGATCTCGCGGGCGCGCTCGGCGCTCAGCTTGTCGCGGGTCTCGATGTGCACCGCTTCGGAATGCCCATAGAACACCGGCACGCGCACGGCGGTGGGATTCACCTGGATGCCGTCGTCGCCCATGATCTTGCGCGTTTCCCACACCATCTTCATCTCTTCCTTGGTGTAGCCGTTCTCCATGAACACGTCGATCTGCGGCAGGACGTTGAAGGCGATCTGCTTGGGGTAGACCTTGGGCGTGATCGGCTTGGCGTTGAGCAGGGCCGCCGTCTGGGTCGCCAGTTCATCGATGGCCTTCTTGCCGGTTCCCGAGACCGCCTGGTACGTGCAGACGTTGATGCGGGTGATGCCGGCGGCGTCGTGCAATGGCTTGAGCGCCACCAGCATCTGGATGGTGGAGCAGTTGGGATTGGCGATGATGCCGCGGTTGGTGTATCGGGCGATGGCCTCGGGGTTCACCTCCGGCACCACCAGCGGAATGTCGTCCTCGTAGCGGAAGCAGGAGGTGTTGTCGACGATCACGCAGCCCGCCTCGGCGGCGATGGGCGCCCAGTGGGCGGACACCGAGGCACCGGCGGAGAACAGGCCGATCTGCGCCTTGGACCAGTCGAAGCCGGCCACATCCTGCACCGTGATCGATTGGCCCTTGAATTCAACCTCGGTGCCGGCGGAACGGGCGCTGGCCAGGGCGAATACCTCGCCCACGGGAAAACGGCGTTGCTCGAGTATGGACAGCATGGTCTCGCCGACGGCGCCGGTAGCGCCCAGCACGGCGACATTGTACGTCTTGCTCATGGTTGGAACCCGTTAGTGCGTTGTTGCTCGGAGGGCGGCGACGATGGCGTCGCCCATGGCGGCGGTGCCGACCTTGTGCGCGCCCTCGGCGTGGATATCCGCGGTGCGAAGGTTCTGGTCCAGCGCCTTGATGACAGCCTTCTCGACCCGTTCCGCCGACGCCGCATCGTCGAAACTGTAGCGCAGCAGCATGGCCAGGGAGAGGATGGTGGCGATCGGGTTGGCGATGCCCTTGCCGGCGATGTCCGGGGCGGAGCCGTGTATCGGCTCGTACATGCCCTTGCCATCCTGGTTGAGGGAAGCCGAGGGCAACATGCCGATGGAGCCGGTGAGCATGGCGGCGCAGTCTGAGAGGATATCGCCGAACATGTTGTCGGTGAGCATCACGTCGAACTGCTTGGGGTTGCGCACCAGCTGCATGGCGGCGTTATCCACGTACATGTGGCTGAGTTCCACCTCGGGGTATTGGGCGGAGACTTCCACCACCACCTCACGCCACAGCTCGGTGCATTCCAGCACATTGGCCTTGTCCACGGAACACAGGCGCTTGTTGCGCTTCTGCGCGATCTGGAAGGCGGTGTGGGCGATGCGCCGGATTTCCGATTCCGAGTAGACCAGGGTATTGAATCCTTCGCGCTCGCCCTGGGTATTGATGCGGCGGCCGCGCGGCTGGCCGAAGTAGATGCCGCCGGTCAGCTCGCGCACGATCATCAGGTCCAGGTTGGACACCACCTCGGGCCTGAGGGTGGAAGCGGCCGCTAGTTGCGGATACAGGATGGCGGGGCGCAGGTTGGCAAACAGGGCCAACTCGGAGCGCAGGCCCAACAGCCCCCGCTCGGGACGGACGGAATAATCGAGGCCTTCCCACTTGGGGCCGCCTACCGCACCCAGCAGGATGGAGTCCGATGCGCGACAGAGTTCCAGAGTCTCGGCGGGAAAGGGGGTGCCGTGGACGTCGTAGGCGGCGCCGCCGATGTGGGCGTGCTCGGTTTCCACCGCCAGGCCGAAATCGGTGCGCAGGCATTCCAGCACTTTCAAGGCTTCGGCGACGATCTCGGGGCCTATGCCATCGCCCGGGAGTACAGCAATCTTCTTGGTCATGGATCGTTCAGTTTCAGTGTGTAACAGGGAACAGCCAGGGCGCCTGCTGCGCCCGGCGCGCCTCATAGGCGCGAATGTCGTCCGCGTGCTGCAGGGTCAGGCCGATGTCGTCCAGCCCGTTCAGCAGCCGGTGCTTGCGGGACGCATCCACGTCGAAGTGGATGACCTCGCCATAACGCGTGGTAATGGTCTGGGCGGCCAGGTCGATGGTCAGCATGAAGCTGGGGCTGACCTCGGCGAACAAATGATCCACGGTGGGCGCAGGCAGCACGATGGGCAGCACGCCGTTCTTGAAGCAGTTGTTGTAGAAGATGTCGGCGAAGCTCGGCGCGATGATGGCGCGGAAGCCGTGGTCCTCTAGCGCCCAGGGCGCGTGCTCGCGGGACGAGCCGCAGCCGAAATTCTCCCGCGTCAGCAGGATTTTCGCGCCCACATAGCAGGGCTGGTTGAGCACGAAATCCGGGTTCAGGGGCCTGCCGCTGCAGTCCATGTCCGGCTCGCCGCGGTCCAGGTAGCGCCATTCGTCGAACAGGTAAGGGCCGAAGCCGCTGCGGCGGATGGACTTGAGGAACTGCTTGGGGATGATCGCGTCGGTGTCCACGTTGGCGCGGTCCAAGGGCACGACCCGGGACTCGATTCTGCGAAAGGGTTTCACGGGTGCGCCTCCTCGTGGGCGGTGACATCGACGAAATGGCCGTGCACGGCGGCGGCGGCGGCCATGGCCGGGCTGACCAGGTGGGTGCGCGAGCCATACCCCTGCCGCCCTTCGAAATTGCGGTTGGAGGTGGAGGCGCAACGCTCGCCGGGTTCCAGGCGGTCGGCATTCATGGCCAGGCACATGGAGCAGCCAGGCTCGCGCCATTCAAAGCCGGCTTCGAGGAATATCTTGTCCAGGCCTTCGTCTTCCGCCTGCTGCTTAACCAGTCCGGAGCCGGGGACGATCAGCACCTGCTTGACCGAATCGGCTTTGTGTCGGCCTTCCACCACCCGCGCGGCCTCACGCAGATCCTCGATGCGCGCATTGGTGCATGAACCGATGAATACGCGATCGACCGTTATGGCCGTGAGCGGCGTGCCCGGTTCCAGGCCCATGTACTGCAGGGCCCGCGCCATGCCCTCCTGGCGCACAGGATCGCTCTCCTGGGCCGGATCGGGCACGGCGGCATCGACCGGTGCCACCATCTCGGGGGACGTACCCCAGGTGACCTGGGGCCGGATGGCGGCGGCGTCCAGATCCACCAAACGGTCGAAGACCGCATCGGCATCGCTGCGCAACTGGCGCCAAGCCGCGATGGCCTGTTCCAGCATTTCGCCCTGCGGGGCGAAGGGGCGGCCACGTACATAGTCGATGGTGGTCTGATCCACGGCCACCAGTCCCGCGCGCGCACCGGCCTCGATGGCCATGTTGCAGACCGTCATGCGGCCTTCCATGGACAGGGCCTCGATGGCGCTGCCGGCGAACTCGATGGTATAGCCGGTTCCGCCGGCGGTGCCGATCTCGCCGATAATGGCGAGGATGATGTCCTTGGCGGTGATGCCGGGGGCGGTGACGCCGTTCACCCGCACCAGCATGTTCTTGGCCTTGCGCTGCACCAGGCATTGGGTGGCGAGTACATGCTCCACCTCGGAGGTGCCGATGCCGAAGGCAAGCGCGCCGAAGGCGCCATGGGTGGAGGTGTGGGAGTCGCCGCAGACGATGGTCATGCCGGGCAGGGTGGCGCCCTGTTCCGGGCCGATGACGTGGACGATGCCCTGGCGCGGGTCGGTCATGTCGAATTCGGTGATACCGAATTCCCGGCAATTGCTGTCCAGGGTCTCCACCTGCAGGCGGGAAACCGGGTCGGCGATGCCTTCCTCGCGCTTGGCTGTCGGCACGTTGTGGTCGGCCACCGCCAGGTTCGCCGAGACGCGCCAGGGCTTGCGCCCGGCCAGCCGCAGTCCCTCGAAGGCTTGCGGCGAGGTGACTTCGTGCACCAGGTGGCGGTCGATGTAGATCAGGGCTGACCCGTCCGGTTCGCTGCGAACCAGATGGTCGTCCCACAGCTTGTCATATAGGGTTTTGCCAGTCATGGTAATGCCGTTGCAGGGCCTCCCGCGCGGGAGGCCCGGTGGAGTGTTGAGTGTTCTGCGGCTTCGGTCAGGACAGTGCCGTCAGAACCTGGCTGGTGATTTCCTGGACGCTGCCGACACCGGGCACGGAGGAAAACTTCAACTTGCCGGCGGCCGCCTTGCCTTGGTAATAGCCCACCAGCGGCTTGGTTTGGTCGTGGTAGATGCGAAGGCGCTTGCGCACGGTCTCTTCCTTGTCGTCATCGCGCTGAATCAGGGGTTCTCCCGTTTCGTCATCGCGACCTTCCTGGCGCGGTGGATTGAATTCCACATGGTAGGTACGGCCCGAGGCCGGGTGCACGCGGCGCCCGCTCATGCGCTTGACGATCTCCTCGTCCTCCACCTGGATCTCGACCACATGATCGATGGCGATGCCCATGGCCTCCAGGCCGTCAGCCTGGGCCAGGGTCCTTGGGAAACCGTCCAGCAAGAAGCCGTTGGCGCAGTCCTCATGGACGATGCGTTCCTTGATGAGGCCCAGGATGATGGCGTCGGACACCAATTGTCCGGCATCCATGACCTTCTTGGCCTCCAGTCCCAAGGGCGTGCCCTCGCGCACGGCGGCGCGCAGCATGTCCCCGGTGGAGATCTGCGGGATGTTGAACCGTTCCGTGATGAATTTAGCCTGGGTGCCTTTGCCGGAACCGGGGCTGCCCAGAAGGATCAGTCGCATCGGTGGTTTCCTCGCCATAGAAACGCGTATTTTTGCACAGAATGCCCATGATTGACACGTTGCCGGACCGGTAGGCGGCGCCAATGGCCGATGCCCGGCCGCCTTCGTCCGGACTGCCAAATGGCCGGCCTAATCCGATCTGGTCATGGGCGCTTTCCGACTTGGAGCGCTGACGGGGTGTTGGCGGGAGCGCCGGCCAGGGTCATGGGCGCCCCCGCCTCCAGTCGGCCAATCAGGACCTTCAGGGGCCTGGCGGTCAGATCAAGCACGGGCTGCGGATACAGGCCGATGAGCAGGGACAGTGCGGCCGGCGTGGCGACTATCCATAGCTCGCGCGGGCGCAGGTCGCTGACTCGCGCGACGGGTTCCCGGGTGATGGCTCCGAAAAACGCCTGGCGAAAAAAGCTCAGCAGATAGGCGGCTCCCAGAATCACGCCGAACAGGGCTGCCAGCCCGAGGCCGTCGTGGGATCGGAACGCGCCGATCACGATCAGATGTTCGGCGGCGAAGCCATTGGTGCCGGGAACACCCATGCTGGCCAGGCCCAGCATGAAGAACAGGGACGCCGCGAGCGGCATGGAGCGGGCTAAGCCGCCCAGGGACGTCAGTTCGGTGGAGGCCAGGCGCTGATGGAGGAACCCCGCCAGGAGGAATAATCCGCCAGCCACCAGAACGAAGTTGAGGGTCTGCAGCAGCGCGCCCTGCACGCCCTGGATATTGAGTGCCG encodes the following:
- the mrcB gene encoding penicillin-binding protein 1B, with the protein product MLLLLFMAVLTLSYVAYQDYTVRQHFEGKRWALPAHVFASPAELFAGAKLDAGRLEALLRELKYRADPQLTTQGAFVRSGSEIRLRTREFHFWDASEPSRQLRVTFGGGEVIAVEDIDSGESLPIYRLEPVQIGSFYPALKEDRVLVKLDQVPKPLIDALLSVEDRDFYEHFGVSPKGIARAMWANVRAGDIVQGGSTLTQQLVKNFYLSSERTWWRKLNEVLMSLLLEARYSKQEILEAYLNEIYLGQDGARAIHGFGLASQFYFSRSVEELDLHHVALLVALVRGPSFYDPVRMPTKARDRRDRVLDAMVEQGYLAPQQAQAAKLQPLDVQSNPHQAISRYPAFLDLVKRQLQQEYRNEDLTTTGLNIFTTLDVEVQQQLQAAVDRTLTRLDKQRKSGSLETAAIITRRATGEIAALVGGRDAESTGYNRALDSVRQIGSLYKPVVFLTALADPRRYTLVSPLQDRAIRVAGGGAAPWTPKNYDNREHGTVPLYSALAHSYNLATVRLGLDVGVPRTVQTFHSLGVERDLAEFPATLLGAGELTPMDVMQMYQTLANDGFVTPLRAIQAVVAQDGHTLQRYTLDVKQSLDPAAVYLVNRALQEVTREGTARAVYSYLSRDFDVAGKTGTTNDMRDSWFAGFTGDYAGVVWLGRDDNKPAGLTGAQGALHIWAATMGKVSREPLQLDAPDNVESVWIDRSNGLRASEACASATPLPFITGSAPALYSACGGSESDEGEGGSWLDRLF
- a CDS encoding FimV/HubP family polar landmark protein, with amino-acid sequence MRKISVTLAVMSVLAPLGASALGIGDIRLRSSLNQTLNAEIPLVTSGSETLDDVKVSLASPEAFSKAGIERSYALTKLRFKPVQRRDGSYAIRVSSQDVIREPFLNFLLEVNWPQGRMLREFTVLLDPPSTFKEETVPSTELPETSDEVRSTRPAPEEDYMPRRAARSNRVGVETPDKTRIRGASYGPVRTNETLSGIARLVARELGVSQDQAMAALYQANPQAFIRNNINALRAGQTLAIPDRDTILSLPSRMPREAAGSAPKQGRLAEQRPETAPDSGETVSGSQLKLLSPQDEKGKAGTGRDESGKSKGDIALEVADTVKQENEEIRSRLNELEQQLTAMQRLLTLKDQQIANLQGQAVAPEVQPTPAAATAVQPTATPAVTTPAPTTAAEPAVTAQATPAPVITPAPEAATAPKQQALPPVTPPAVKPAVKPPRPAPPPMEEPSLLDAFLDEPLLLGTVGLGSLFLLGFIAWSAMRRRAALQDEAESILAPNLRDRIAETPTPTPILDAMPTEHIVVSSKSSFLSEFTPSDFDALSGEADEVDPISEADVYLAYGRYKQAEDLITSAIAQHPERDECKLKLLEIHYATENRGAFEKYAVELFEDGKDADGVFWDKVKEMGRELCPGNPLFSGVGDIKLDAAESAYLGGELLDEQGGPEIEDDFIAELKRFEEGNRKSDADPGAHLASFDFDDALDLAPPQTDSDTEDTLGALDFEVPSAKSEVKRDKPDMALDLDNLIPFEPGPKAGAGQASKPAADQDKSLDDILVEMGAKDEGTDEVAALDFDMGLDFPVEKPPEAPASAPTLDASDEELFASLTDMDEQETKLDLAKAYIDMGDSATAREIIADVLSRGNEAQKKEATALLAKIDKS
- a CDS encoding aspartate-semialdehyde dehydrogenase, encoding MSKTYNVAVLGATGAVGETMLSILEQRRFPVGEVFALASARSAGTEVEFKGQSITVQDVAGFDWSKAQIGLFSAGASVSAHWAPIAAEAGCVIVDNTSCFRYEDDIPLVVPEVNPEAIARYTNRGIIANPNCSTIQMLVALKPLHDAAGITRINVCTYQAVSGTGKKAIDELATQTAALLNAKPITPKVYPKQIAFNVLPQIDVFMENGYTKEEMKMVWETRKIMGDDGIQVNPTAVRVPVFYGHSEAVHIETRDKLSAERAREILSRAPGVTVLDEHAPGGYPTAVTEAAGEDPVFVGRIREDISHPNGLNLWVVSDNVRKGAALNSVQIAELLVKSYI
- the leuB gene encoding 3-isopropylmalate dehydrogenase, with the protein product MTKKIAVLPGDGIGPEIVAEALKVLECLRTDFGLAVETEHAHIGGAAYDVHGTPFPAETLELCRASDSILLGAVGGPKWEGLDYSVRPERGLLGLRSELALFANLRPAILYPQLAAASTLRPEVVSNLDLMIVRELTGGIYFGQPRGRRINTQGEREGFNTLVYSESEIRRIAHTAFQIAQKRNKRLCSVDKANVLECTELWREVVVEVSAQYPEVELSHMYVDNAAMQLVRNPKQFDVMLTDNMFGDILSDCAAMLTGSIGMLPSASLNQDGKGMYEPIHGSAPDIAGKGIANPIATILSLAMLLRYSFDDAASAERVEKAVIKALDQNLRTADIHAEGAHKVGTAAMGDAIVAALRATTH
- the leuD gene encoding 3-isopropylmalate dehydratase small subunit, with the protein product MKPFRRIESRVVPLDRANVDTDAIIPKQFLKSIRRSGFGPYLFDEWRYLDRGEPDMDCSGRPLNPDFVLNQPCYVGAKILLTRENFGCGSSREHAPWALEDHGFRAIIAPSFADIFYNNCFKNGVLPIVLPAPTVDHLFAEVSPSFMLTIDLAAQTITTRYGEVIHFDVDASRKHRLLNGLDDIGLTLQHADDIRAYEARRAQQAPWLFPVTH
- the leuC gene encoding 3-isopropylmalate dehydratase large subunit — translated: MTGKTLYDKLWDDHLVRSEPDGSALIYIDRHLVHEVTSPQAFEGLRLAGRKPWRVSANLAVADHNVPTAKREEGIADPVSRLQVETLDSNCREFGITEFDMTDPRQGIVHVIGPEQGATLPGMTIVCGDSHTSTHGAFGALAFGIGTSEVEHVLATQCLVQRKAKNMLVRVNGVTAPGITAKDIILAIIGEIGTAGGTGYTIEFAGSAIEALSMEGRMTVCNMAIEAGARAGLVAVDQTTIDYVRGRPFAPQGEMLEQAIAAWRQLRSDADAVFDRLVDLDAAAIRPQVTWGTSPEMVAPVDAAVPDPAQESDPVRQEGMARALQYMGLEPGTPLTAITVDRVFIGSCTNARIEDLREAARVVEGRHKADSVKQVLIVPGSGLVKQQAEDEGLDKIFLEAGFEWREPGCSMCLAMNADRLEPGERCASTSNRNFEGRQGYGSRTHLVSPAMAAAAAVHGHFVDVTAHEEAHP
- the adk gene encoding adenylate kinase, translated to MRLILLGSPGSGKGTQAKFITERFNIPQISTGDMLRAAVREGTPLGLEAKKVMDAGQLVSDAIILGLIKERIVHEDCANGFLLDGFPRTLAQADGLEAMGIAIDHVVEIQVEDEEIVKRMSGRRVHPASGRTYHVEFNPPRQEGRDDETGEPLIQRDDDKEETVRKRLRIYHDQTKPLVGYYQGKAAAGKLKFSSVPGVGSVQEITSQVLTALS